One genomic region from Desulfovibrio sp. Huiquan2017 encodes:
- a CDS encoding META domain-containing protein, with the protein MSIIWKRVCCVALVLAALAGLGACGGTHEVPTMNEDAIRQALVGKTWTLRKIVARSYSDDPARTLKFNADGTVEGFGGCNAFTGTYTLSGDTIDFGPLASSHKSCGPGLDEQEYTYLTYLGRAVRLEIESEGSELILLTENQSEIHFTSGESSGFFW; encoded by the coding sequence ATGTCGATAATATGGAAGAGAGTCTGTTGCGTGGCCCTGGTTCTGGCCGCTTTGGCGGGCCTTGGCGCGTGCGGAGGAACCCACGAGGTCCCGACCATGAACGAGGACGCCATCCGTCAGGCCCTGGTCGGCAAGACCTGGACCCTGCGCAAGATCGTGGCCCGGAGCTATTCCGACGATCCCGCGCGGACCCTGAAATTCAACGCCGACGGTACGGTGGAGGGCTTCGGCGGATGCAATGCCTTCACGGGCACGTACACCCTGTCCGGCGACACCATTGATTTTGGCCCTCTGGCTTCCTCGCACAAGTCGTGCGGGCCGGGGCTGGACGAGCAGGAATATACCTACCTGACCTATCTGGGCCGGGCGGTTCGTCTCGAGATCGAGAGCGAGGGCTCGGAACTTATCCTGCTGACGGAGAATCAGAGCGAGATTCATTTCACTTCCGGGGAATCCTCCGGGTTTTTCTGGTAG
- a CDS encoding GNAT family N-acetyltransferase codes for MFSDILYETLAPERESEARRLVRDVFADFVGPDFSTQGRIAFESFLSGHAFSRRPGRGVALAARRGDVLVGVIEVVDGGHVALFFVSGPCRGKGVGKALMRMAVGRCRAENPDLTELTVNASPGSVGGYARMGFVAVAPERESDGIRFVPMVLRLTEPGSKAG; via the coding sequence GTGTTCAGCGATATTCTGTACGAAACGTTGGCTCCCGAGCGGGAGTCCGAGGCCCGGCGATTGGTCCGGGATGTGTTCGCGGACTTCGTGGGTCCCGATTTTTCAACGCAGGGCCGCATCGCCTTCGAGTCCTTCCTGAGCGGGCATGCCTTCTCCCGCAGACCCGGCCGGGGGGTTGCGCTTGCGGCTCGACGGGGCGACGTCCTGGTGGGCGTCATCGAGGTGGTGGACGGCGGACACGTGGCTTTGTTTTTCGTTTCGGGCCCTTGCCGGGGGAAGGGCGTGGGGAAGGCTCTCATGCGGATGGCCGTGGGACGTTGCCGCGCGGAAAACCCGGACCTGACCGAACTGACGGTCAACGCCTCGCCGGGATCGGTGGGCGGCTATGCCAGGATGGGATTCGTTGCCGTGGCTCCCGAGCGGGAATCCGACGGCATCCGGTTCGTTCCCATGGTGTTACGCCTCACCGAGCCGGGTTCGAAGGCGGGCTGA
- the icd gene encoding NADP-dependent isocitrate dehydrogenase yields MATRTVYYIEGDGIGAEVWAAGRPVLNKAVEIAYGGANQLDWRELLAGEKGFAETGEYLPQATMDALAKADLAMKGPLNTPVGKGYRSLNVTMRQVFDLYACIRPIKYFKGIESPVKRPDLVDMVVFRENTEDVYAGIEYQSGSPEARKLIAFLVDELGAKIDVTAGVGIKPITPAGSKRLIKKALDFAIAEGRPSVTLVHKGNIMKTTEGGFRAWGYELADEEYKGRVVREGADGEGVIIKDRIADAMFQNVLMYPEQYSVIATTNLNGDYISDALAAQVGGLGLAPGVNMGDKLAFFEPTHGTAPTIAGKDMANPGSLILSGAMLLEHIGWHEAAALIHASVEKTLAAKKVTVDLAAQISGATQVGCKEFGELLLANL; encoded by the coding sequence GTGGCTACTAGAACTGTCTACTACATCGAAGGCGACGGCATCGGCGCCGAGGTCTGGGCCGCAGGCCGTCCCGTCCTGAACAAGGCCGTGGAGATCGCTTATGGCGGAGCCAATCAACTCGATTGGCGGGAACTGCTGGCCGGAGAAAAGGGGTTTGCCGAGACCGGCGAATACCTGCCCCAGGCGACCATGGACGCTCTGGCCAAAGCCGACCTGGCCATGAAGGGCCCCCTGAATACGCCCGTGGGCAAGGGGTACCGCAGCCTGAACGTGACCATGCGTCAGGTCTTCGACCTCTACGCCTGCATCCGCCCCATCAAATATTTCAAGGGAATCGAATCCCCGGTCAAGCGGCCCGACCTGGTGGACATGGTCGTATTCCGCGAAAACACCGAGGACGTGTACGCCGGTATTGAATACCAGTCAGGCTCCCCGGAGGCCAGAAAATTGATCGCCTTTCTCGTGGACGAACTGGGCGCCAAGATCGACGTCACCGCGGGCGTGGGCATCAAGCCCATCACCCCGGCGGGCTCCAAGCGGCTGATCAAAAAGGCCCTGGACTTCGCCATAGCCGAGGGCAGACCGTCCGTGACCCTGGTCCACAAGGGCAACATCATGAAGACCACAGAGGGCGGCTTCCGCGCCTGGGGCTATGAGCTGGCCGACGAGGAGTACAAGGGCCGCGTCGTGCGCGAGGGCGCGGACGGCGAGGGCGTGATCATCAAGGACCGCATCGCCGATGCCATGTTCCAAAACGTGCTCATGTACCCCGAGCAATACTCGGTCATCGCCACCACCAACCTGAACGGCGACTACATTTCCGACGCCCTGGCCGCGCAGGTGGGCGGGCTGGGCCTGGCCCCCGGCGTGAACATGGGCGACAAGCTCGCCTTCTTCGAACCAACCCACGGCACCGCCCCGACCATCGCGGGCAAGGACATGGCCAACCCCGGCTCCCTGATCCTGTCCGGGGCCATGCTCCTGGAGCACATCGGCTGGCATGAGGCCGCCGCGCTCATCCACGCCTCGGTGGAGAAGACCCTGG
- a CDS encoding glycoside hydrolase family 3 protein has translation MRIRIAALFLLALCLLPAPASAADLDTMIGQMILAGFRGFSVNQDSTVIRDIRERHLGGVILFDYDMLWGSGQRNIRSAEQVRTLLRDLKAAADIPLFLAVDQEGGKVQRLKARYGFRETPSAADICAGDEAGVRRAGGTVGATLASVGFNLDFAPVVDVNINPDSPAIGKIGRSFSSDPEQVARCAAIFMDALHRAGVLSCLKHFPGHGSAGSDSHKGLTDVTTTWSETELIPYRELIRSGKADMIMTAHIFNAHLDPKYPATLSGKVITGLLREQLGFGGVIITDDMDMGAIADEYGRREAVRRAIQAGADILLFGNNLAYDENIVEKVHTLIRGMVNDGTIPEARIRASFERIMRLKESLRR, from the coding sequence ATGCGCATCCGTATCGCCGCCCTGTTCCTGCTGGCCCTCTGTCTGCTCCCCGCACCGGCCTCCGCCGCCGATCTGGACACCATGATCGGCCAGATGATCCTGGCCGGATTCCGAGGCTTTTCCGTGAACCAGGATTCGACCGTCATCCGCGACATCCGCGAACGCCATCTGGGCGGAGTCATCCTGTTCGACTACGACATGCTTTGGGGCAGCGGGCAGCGCAACATCCGATCGGCGGAGCAGGTCCGCACCCTCCTCCGGGACCTCAAGGCCGCCGCCGACATCCCGCTGTTCCTGGCCGTGGACCAGGAGGGCGGCAAGGTCCAGCGGCTCAAGGCCCGGTACGGGTTCCGCGAGACGCCGTCGGCGGCGGACATCTGCGCCGGGGACGAGGCCGGGGTGCGCCGGGCGGGCGGCACGGTCGGGGCCACCCTCGCCTCCGTGGGCTTCAACCTCGACTTCGCGCCGGTGGTGGATGTGAACATCAACCCGGACAGTCCGGCCATCGGCAAAATCGGACGCAGCTTTTCCAGCGATCCCGAACAGGTGGCCCGCTGCGCCGCCATCTTCATGGATGCGCTCCACCGCGCGGGCGTGCTCTCCTGCCTCAAACATTTCCCGGGCCACGGATCCGCCGGCAGCGATTCGCACAAGGGGCTGACCGACGTGACCACCACCTGGTCCGAGACCGAGCTCATTCCCTACCGGGAGCTGATCAGGAGCGGCAAGGCCGACATGATCATGACCGCCCACATCTTCAACGCGCACCTGGACCCCAAGTACCCCGCCACCTTGTCGGGAAAAGTCATCACCGGCCTACTGCGCGAGCAGCTCGGCTTCGGCGGCGTGATCATCACCGACGATATGGACATGGGGGCCATCGCCGACGAGTACGGCCGCCGGGAGGCCGTGCGCCGGGCCATCCAGGCGGGCGCGGACATCCTCCTTTTCGGCAACAATCTCGCCTACGACGAAAACATCGTGGAAAAAGTCCACACTCTCATCCGGGGCATGGTCAACGATGGGACCATCCCCGAAGCGCGCATTCGGGCATCCTTCGAACGGATCATGCGGTTGAAGGAATCGCTGCGGCGGTAG
- a CDS encoding metal ABC transporter ATP-binding protein yields the protein MAEPVVDIQGLYYAPGGLPVLEDVNLRIEQGDYLAVLGPNGGGKSTLLKLMLGLIQPDQGSIRVFGLPPGEAGGRIGYLPQHTVVGGSFPITVLEAVCMGTVRPGFRGMAGRHSKSDHEKARRALERVDMLDFAGRGLARLSGGQKQRVFIARALVDAPELLLLDEPTASVDSSSRMALYSLLNELNRDMTVIMVSHDVSFLASGVKSVACVNRTLHFHGAPEITDDMFATVYGGAGDQCCPVELVTHGLVPHRVLAPHEGAQDGPAPYKGGKA from the coding sequence GTGGCCGAGCCCGTTGTTGACATACAGGGTCTATACTACGCGCCGGGTGGCCTGCCCGTGCTGGAAGACGTCAATCTGCGCATTGAGCAGGGCGATTACCTGGCCGTGCTCGGTCCCAACGGCGGGGGCAAGTCCACCCTGCTCAAGCTCATGCTCGGCCTGATCCAGCCCGACCAGGGCTCCATCCGCGTGTTCGGGCTGCCCCCGGGCGAGGCCGGGGGGCGCATCGGCTATCTGCCCCAGCACACCGTGGTCGGCGGTTCATTCCCCATCACCGTGCTCGAAGCGGTCTGCATGGGCACGGTTCGGCCCGGATTCCGGGGCATGGCCGGGCGGCACTCCAAAAGCGACCATGAAAAGGCCCGTCGGGCCCTGGAGCGGGTGGACATGCTCGACTTTGCGGGACGCGGCCTGGCCCGGCTGTCCGGCGGCCAGAAGCAGCGCGTGTTCATCGCCCGCGCCCTGGTGGACGCCCCGGAACTGCTTTTGCTTGACGAGCCCACGGCCAGCGTGGATTCGTCCAGCCGCATGGCCCTGTATTCCCTGCTTAACGAATTAAATCGGGATATGACCGTGATCATGGTCAGCCACGACGTTTCCTTCCTGGCCTCGGGGGTCAAATCCGTGGCCTGCGTCAACCGCACGCTGCATTTCCACGGGGCCCCGGAGATCACCGACGATATGTTCGCCACGGTCTACGGCGGGGCCGGGGACCAGTGCTGCCCCGTGGAACTGGTCACCCACGGCCTTGTGCCGCACCGGGTGCTCGCTCCGCACGAGGGCGCGCAGGACGGCCCCGCGCCCTACAAGGGAGGGAAGGCATGA
- a CDS encoding rhomboid family intramembrane serine protease — MPVHTPRPGFFRRVLRHAWGDLVPLVRGEGAAPLSHREAQLWGLVLASRHVPHRLRRLSAEQGGGYAVMVQEWYADRAGEEIELYFEENRPEPAKAALPDLRPVGGLEPTLFGLALLVLFYWTYSRTYPSLGLYPDLWVRLGSADAGAILSGQWWRLCTALTLHADGPHVAGNAAIGGVFIWLVARRLGSGAAWLLTMVAGVLGNLFNSLVLGVHHDAIGFSTATFGAAGVLAGIAPFGVGGGLHGMGKGPWFVRFRRFTRTAVVPFGAGLGLLAMLGAGDGKGNIDLGAHIFGFASGLGLGALTGLAATRSGLPGGRTDFRLYVAALALPCAAWAWAWLA; from the coding sequence ATGCCCGTTCACACGCCTCGTCCCGGATTTTTCCGCCGCGTTTTGCGCCATGCCTGGGGCGACCTCGTTCCTCTGGTGCGCGGCGAGGGTGCCGCTCCCCTGTCCCATCGGGAGGCCCAGTTGTGGGGGCTGGTCCTGGCTTCGCGCCACGTGCCCCACCGGTTGCGGCGGCTGTCCGCCGAGCAGGGCGGGGGCTACGCGGTCATGGTCCAAGAGTGGTATGCGGACCGGGCCGGGGAAGAAATCGAGCTCTATTTCGAGGAGAACCGGCCGGAGCCGGCCAAGGCGGCGTTGCCCGATCTGCGCCCCGTGGGCGGGCTGGAGCCGACCCTCTTCGGGCTGGCCCTGCTTGTCCTTTTCTATTGGACGTATTCGCGGACCTATCCCTCCCTCGGCCTCTATCCCGATCTTTGGGTTCGGCTGGGCAGTGCCGACGCCGGGGCCATTCTGTCCGGCCAGTGGTGGCGGCTGTGCACGGCCCTGACCCTGCATGCGGACGGCCCGCATGTCGCCGGAAACGCGGCCATCGGCGGGGTCTTCATCTGGCTGGTCGCGAGGCGCCTCGGCTCGGGCGCGGCGTGGTTGCTGACCATGGTCGCCGGGGTGCTCGGCAACCTGTTCAACTCTCTGGTTTTGGGCGTGCATCACGACGCCATCGGCTTTTCCACGGCTACCTTCGGCGCGGCCGGGGTGCTGGCCGGTATCGCCCCGTTCGGCGTGGGGGGCGGGCTGCATGGGATGGGCAAAGGCCCGTGGTTCGTGCGGTTCCGGCGATTTACCCGGACAGCGGTCGTTCCGTTCGGCGCGGGGCTCGGGCTGCTGGCCATGCTCGGGGCGGGAGACGGGAAGGGCAATATTGATCTGGGCGCGCACATCTTCGGTTTTGCTTCGGGGTTGGGCCTGGGCGCGCTCACCGGGCTGGCGGCCACCCGTTCCGGTCTGCCCGGCGGGCGAACGGACTTCCGGTTGTACGTCGCTGCGTTGGCCCTGCCCTGTGCCGCCTGGGCCTGGGCCTGGCTGGCATGA
- a CDS encoding NAD-dependent deacylase, translating to MQAKLEMVKALLSGGGRVVVLTGAGVSAESGVPTFRGRDGLWKHHRAEDLARPDAFAAHPELVWEFYNWRRSLVSGCHPNAAHLALAAMERQIPNFLLITQNVDGLHTRAGSHKLLEMHGSLWRVRCTVCTHAREDFSDLPDLPDCPVCGHLLRPGVVWFGEPLTPGVLRLAIEAVGKADVFLSVGTSNLVQPAASFYQLAKDHGAVTVEINPAPTPNTGFMDFALHGPAGEILPELAAGLGE from the coding sequence GTGCAGGCTAAATTGGAGATGGTCAAGGCCTTGTTGAGCGGCGGCGGGCGAGTGGTCGTCCTGACCGGCGCGGGCGTGTCCGCCGAAAGCGGGGTGCCCACCTTTCGGGGGCGCGACGGACTGTGGAAGCATCATCGGGCCGAGGATCTGGCCCGGCCGGACGCCTTTGCCGCCCACCCGGAACTGGTCTGGGAATTCTACAACTGGCGGCGCAGTCTGGTGAGCGGTTGCCACCCCAACGCGGCGCACCTGGCGCTGGCGGCCATGGAGCGGCAAATACCGAATTTTCTTCTGATCACCCAGAACGTGGACGGTCTGCATACCCGGGCGGGCAGCCACAAACTCCTTGAGATGCACGGTTCGCTGTGGCGGGTGCGCTGCACGGTCTGCACCCACGCCCGCGAGGATTTCAGCGATCTGCCGGACCTGCCGGACTGCCCGGTCTGCGGGCATCTGCTGCGGCCAGGCGTGGTCTGGTTCGGCGAACCGCTCACTCCGGGCGTGCTCCGGCTGGCCATTGAGGCGGTCGGCAAGGCGGACGTGTTTCTGTCCGTGGGCACGTCGAACCTGGTCCAGCCCGCCGCGTCCTTCTATCAACTGGCCAAGGACCACGGGGCCGTGACCGTAGAAATCAACCCCGCGCCGACCCCGAACACCGGGTTCATGGACTTCGCCCTGCACGGCCCTGCCGGGGAGATCCTGCCCGAACTGGCCGCCGGGCTGGGGGAGTGA
- a CDS encoding iron chelate uptake ABC transporter family permease subunit, with amino-acid sequence MMDVLGYDFMQNALAAGLLASLLCGIIGTLVVVNRIVFISGGIAHASYGGVGLAFLLGLPVLPVTAAFTVCMALIMAMVTLHARERVDTVIGVIWASGMALGIILLDFTPGYNVDLMSYLFGSILAVPRSDIWLMACMAVVVSVLVLVFYRGFTVMSFDEEFARSRGVPVSFLYLLLIVMVGLCVVMIIRVVGLILVIALLTIPPFIAERWTGSLHVMMIASTVLSAMFTVIGLMLSYALDLTSGASIIAVAAIGFFISLLIPQRTA; translated from the coding sequence ATGATGGACGTCCTCGGCTACGATTTCATGCAGAATGCCCTGGCCGCCGGACTGCTGGCCAGCCTTCTTTGCGGGATCATCGGCACCTTGGTGGTGGTCAACCGCATCGTCTTCATCTCCGGCGGCATCGCCCACGCCTCCTACGGCGGAGTGGGGCTGGCCTTTCTCCTCGGTCTGCCGGTCCTGCCCGTGACCGCGGCTTTCACCGTGTGCATGGCCCTGATCATGGCCATGGTCACCCTGCACGCCCGGGAACGCGTGGACACGGTCATCGGCGTCATATGGGCTTCGGGCATGGCGCTCGGCATTATCCTTCTGGACTTCACCCCCGGCTACAATGTGGATTTGATGAGCTATCTGTTCGGTTCCATCCTGGCCGTGCCGCGTTCCGACATCTGGCTGATGGCCTGCATGGCCGTCGTGGTTTCCGTGCTGGTCCTGGTCTTCTACCGGGGGTTCACGGTCATGAGCTTCGACGAGGAGTTCGCCCGGTCGCGCGGCGTGCCCGTCAGCTTTCTGTACCTTTTGCTCATCGTCATGGTCGGCCTGTGCGTGGTCATGATCATCCGCGTGGTCGGCCTTATCCTGGTCATCGCGCTGTTGACCATCCCGCCTTTCATCGCCGAACGGTGGACCGGCTCGCTGCACGTCATGATGATCGCGTCCACCGTATTGTCCGCCATGTTCACCGTCATCGGGCTCATGCTTTCCTACGCGCTGGACCTGACCTCGGGGGCGTCCATCATCGCGGTGGCCGCCATCGGCTTTTTCATTTCCCTGCTCATTCCGCAGAGAACAGCCTAG
- a CDS encoding D-sedoheptulose 7-phosphate isomerase, whose protein sequence is MSESALQKVMDHASAGLAARKAFFDTKAELVVEIARAMAVCMAGGGKVMFCGNGGSAADSQHLAAEFTNRFRLERPPLPGLALTTDTSALTAIGNDYSFEEIFSKQVLALGRPGDILVGFSTSGTSTNVIRAMREAKRYEIVTVGMTGQSGAEMASVSDFLVTVPSDDTAIIQEIHIAAGHMLCHLVDHFLFEAVAELTPFLGESKG, encoded by the coding sequence ATGTCTGAATCCGCTTTGCAAAAAGTGATGGATCACGCCTCGGCCGGTCTGGCCGCACGCAAGGCCTTCTTCGACACCAAGGCGGAGTTGGTGGTCGAGATAGCCAGGGCCATGGCCGTGTGCATGGCCGGGGGCGGCAAGGTCATGTTCTGCGGCAACGGCGGGTCCGCCGCGGACAGCCAGCACCTGGCCGCCGAGTTCACCAACCGGTTCCGCCTGGAGCGCCCGCCCCTGCCGGGCCTGGCGTTGACCACGGACACTTCGGCCCTGACCGCCATCGGCAATGACTACAGCTTTGAGGAAATCTTCTCCAAGCAGGTACTTGCTCTGGGGCGGCCCGGCGACATCCTGGTAGGCTTCTCCACCTCGGGCACCAGTACCAACGTCATCCGGGCCATGCGCGAAGCCAAACGCTATGAGATCGTCACCGTGGGCATGACCGGCCAGAGCGGCGCGGAAATGGCCTCCGTGTCCGACTTCCTGGTCACCGTCCCCTCGGATGACACCGCTATCATCCAGGAAATCCACATCGCCGCCGGACACATGCTGTGCCACCTGGTGGACCATTTCCTGTTCGAAGCCGTGGCCGAACTGACCCCTTTCCTGGGTGAATCCAAGGGGTAG
- a CDS encoding zinc ribbon domain-containing protein gives MIICTKCGAKNSDETLVCGHCGNKLQSSRRVSANPASADAPLEPFHHQGLSPDILRSLKRMLEAWGYVLLLGGVAVGCISYRVWWPLYPTVAVIVLLLWLRRV, from the coding sequence GTGATCATCTGCACCAAATGCGGAGCCAAGAACTCCGACGAAACTCTGGTTTGCGGCCACTGCGGCAACAAGCTCCAGTCCTCACGCCGCGTTTCCGCGAATCCGGCCTCTGCGGACGCGCCGTTGGAACCGTTTCACCATCAAGGCCTTTCCCCCGATATCCTGCGTTCCCTCAAACGCATGCTCGAAGCTTGGGGCTATGTCCTGCTTCTGGGCGGGGTGGCGGTCGGCTGCATAAGCTACCGCGTCTGGTGGCCCCTTTATCCCACCGTCGCGGTCATAGTCCTTCTGCTGTGGCTGCGCCGGGTCTGA
- a CDS encoding DNA-binding protein, whose product MTMDYKEQLEQEGYARYRGAVDASVYEYFNCDCSWKARWYLKKGHYRCCGCKERCETRDPEGFQLFLDLG is encoded by the coding sequence ATGACCATGGATTATAAGGAACAGCTCGAACAGGAAGGGTACGCCCGATACCGGGGCGCAGTGGACGCCTCGGTGTATGAATATTTCAACTGCGACTGCTCGTGGAAGGCCCGGTGGTACCTGAAAAAGGGCCACTACCGCTGCTGTGGCTGCAAGGAGCGGTGCGAAACACGCGATCCCGAAGGGTTCCAACTCTTCCTCGACCTGGGATAA
- the purU gene encoding formyltetrahydrofolate deformylase, which translates to MTESKESTVRLLITCPDQPGIVAAVSGYLHRKNANIIHSDQHSTDPEGGRFFMRNEFFLPGLDMDGLDELRREFAEEVTNGFVMDWTLNPVWVPKKMVILCSKVDHALMELLWRWKRGDLDAEVAMVISNHPTLRREVENFDVPFHHVPVGPSLRDKVTAEDAMIELMGGQTDLIVLARYMQILTSDFVKRYASRIINIHHSFLPAFVGADPYRRAYERGVKLIGATAHYVTEKLDEGPIIEQDVIRVTHSHTVDDLKRLGGDIERHVLARAVKWHLEDRVIVDGNKTIVFRR; encoded by the coding sequence ATGACCGAATCCAAGGAAAGCACCGTCAGGCTGCTGATCACCTGTCCGGACCAGCCGGGCATCGTGGCCGCCGTGTCCGGCTACCTGCACCGCAAGAACGCCAATATCATCCACTCGGACCAGCATTCCACCGATCCGGAAGGCGGCCGGTTCTTTATGCGCAACGAGTTTTTCCTGCCCGGCCTGGACATGGACGGGCTGGACGAACTGCGCCGCGAATTCGCCGAGGAGGTCACGAACGGCTTCGTCATGGACTGGACCCTGAATCCGGTCTGGGTGCCCAAGAAGATGGTCATCCTCTGCTCCAAGGTGGATCACGCCCTCATGGAGCTGCTCTGGCGCTGGAAGCGCGGCGATCTGGACGCCGAGGTGGCCATGGTCATCTCCAACCATCCGACCCTGCGCCGCGAGGTCGAGAATTTCGACGTGCCGTTCCACCATGTGCCCGTGGGGCCCAGTCTGCGCGACAAGGTCACGGCCGAGGACGCCATGATCGAACTCATGGGCGGCCAGACCGACCTCATCGTGCTCGCCCGCTACATGCAGATCCTGACTTCGGACTTCGTCAAGCGGTACGCCAGCCGGATCATCAACATCCATCATTCGTTCCTGCCCGCCTTCGTGGGCGCGGACCCGTATCGCCGGGCCTACGAGCGCGGCGTCAAGCTCATCGGAGCCACGGCCCATTATGTCACCGAGAAATTGGACGAGGGGCCGATCATCGAACAGGACGTCATCCGCGTGACCCACAGCCACACCGTGGACGACCTGAAGCGGCTGGGCGGCGACATTGAGCGCCACGTCCTGGCCCGGGCCGTGAAGTGGCACCTGGAGGACCGGGTCATCGTGGACGGCAACAAGACCATCGTCTTCCGCCGCTAG